The window TCCAGTTAATGGAGACTGGGGTCCTGTTATCAAATATGCTGCAAAAGTTATGGGCGTAACCTGTGATGACGATTATGTAGCTAAAATTAAAAACATGATTCAAGGCGAATCCAGTGGCAATGAAAAGGCAGTCAATAATTGGGATGCAAATGCAAAGGCTGGCCACCCAACGCTCGGGTTGATTCAGTTTAGACAAGACACTTTTGATAGATATAAAGTAAAGCCTTATACAAATATCTGGGCTGGTTTCGATCAATTGTGTGCGTTATTCAATATGTCTGACTGGAAGAGTCAAGTTAACTCATGGCAAAAAGTCAGAGCTTGGTCACCTAATGGTAAGAAACGAATGGATGAAGTCAAAAATACTTCGGCAATTCAGATTTCATGGGGCTGGCCTTTTCCTAGTGTTGGTGAAGGTAAGTTTACTGGTGGTCAATTATTCGGAATTAACCCAGGTGGCGAGTTTCGAACTAATAACTTCCACGATGGATTAGATTTTGGTAGCGTAGACCACCCTGGTAATGAAGTTCATGCAATCCACGATGGTAAAGTAACGATTATTGGAAATGATAGTTATATCGGTTGGCATGTAGTAACACATTCAAACGATGGGTATGACATTGTATACCAAGAAGCATTTTCTAACCGTGGAAATATCAAAGTTAGTCAAGGTCAAGAGGTTAAAACTGGTGATGTAATCGGTATTCGTGATACTAATCATGTGCACATTGGTGTGACTAATAAATCGTGGGTGGAAGGATATAACGGGCACAGCTTTGACCCTAACTGGGGCTGGCTTGATCCTCTTAAACTTATCAAAGATGGTAGTAAACCTGGAGAACTCGTTGTTTCACAGAAAACTGTAGAGATTGGTCAAGAATGTGATATTGGTTTAGTCCAATATATAGGATCAGGTAGAGTTGCGACTTATAGTTCTCCAATCGATAAAAGAACATCGGGTCAATACATTAAGCCAGGACAGCACATTAGGATTATCAGAAAATACACTGGTAATGGAACAGATTGGTATAAGATCACAGACAACAACTGGATCAATGCTGACTTTATTAATGTAAATAATGGTAGCAAGTATTTATTTAATAGTATTCAAGGTAAAGGACATATTAAGTGGGACGAAAGCGTAAAGATACCGTCTCTTGAAGTGTTTAAAAGAACCTTAAAAACTAAATACTTATATAGCAAAATACCAGTTCATTTATATCCTAATGTGAATAGTCCGACTGAATCTTCCTTAGATACATCTAGCGATGAAAAAATTATTTATCGAACTAAAGATGACGATGGAATAGATTGGTACGGGCTTAGTAACAAGCAATGGATTAATAGCCAGAATTTAGTTTTAGGTGCCTATGCTTATCAACCTGCTAAAGGAATAGGTAAGACTAATAAAACTGCAAGCATTTTTGCAGAACCTGGAAATAGCAATATTGGGACAGTAAATCAGAATACTGAATGTAAAGTATTCATGATTGCTAAGAATCAAGGTAAGACTTGGTACAACATAGGTGGTCAGCGATGGATTAATTCGCAGGATATTTCTTTTACTACTGCTCCATTACCGATTGCAGAAGTAGTTAATGGAAAAGATTTACCACCTAACTATACTGACAAATTGACTGTTTATGATAGCCCTGCTTGGGATAGAAAAGTGAATGGTAAATATGTTGGTAAGAATGAATTAGTGAACATTTCAGGTCAAGCTAACTCAGATAATCAGGTATGGTATCGAGTTGAAAAAGGCTGGATAAATGGTAAATATGTAGACTTTTCTCAAAAAGGCGATGTTAAGCCTTATGATCCTAAAGCAAAGTCAATTCCTAATAATGACGATAATGCGATTGTTTTAAAAGAAGTTTATTTAAAAGCCCCTAATGCTAACAAGTTTGAGAATGAAAAGATTTTAAAACATGATTTTTCTGAATATAATATTAATTCTTCTGACCAATTAAAAGGGTTAGTTCAATCTTATATCTATGACAAACGTGTGGGAGAAGTAGAAGTTAATTTAACTATTGATTTCTATCAAATGAAAAATGAACTCGCACAATTGAAATCCTGTGATGTGGGCTATGAAGCGTCAGTATTTTTTAAGAAATTAGACATTAATGAAGCTACAGAGATTACATCACTTGAATGGAATGGACCTAAGCAAAGAATTGAAAATGTTCACCTAGGTAAAAAAGAAGAAACCTTGCGTGATACCATGAACCAATTCTTAGCTGTAGCCGATGCTAATAGTCAAAAGAATGCGAGTGAAAGTGCAAGTTCCAGCGAAAGCGCAAATGCGGAAGCTATCAATCAGATTAAATCAAAAGTTTATAAACAGTTAGATGACTTCAAAGTAGATTGGGAAGCTTACAAGAAAAACGTGCCTACACAAACCGATTTTCAAAATCAATTACAGGCAATGCAAACCAATTTAAGTAAATCTATGGAAGAGAAGTTTCAAGAACTCGAAGAAAGGATCAAGAATGATAAATCGGATAATTCTGGATCTAAGCAAGAAAAACAATAGTTTAAACGAAATAATCAGACTTCGGCAGGGAGAGAACAATTCAACTGAAATCCAAGCTACTGTTACAGCTAATAACCAAGCTTATAACTTGAATGGATCAACAGCTGAATTACATATGAAGAAACCTGATTACGAAGTATATGTAACAAAAGCAACAATCAATAATAACGAAATTATTTGTAAATTAACTAGTGATGCAGTTAAGTTTTCTGGAAAGGCTACAGCTTACTTTCAGATTACTAATGGAAATTCTGTAGTTACAACAGAAGATTTTAAGTTGGAGATCTTACCTGCATTAAACCTAGTTAAGAAAAAAGATCCAAACGAACCACAACCAATTGATTTACAAGTAATGAATAATAATGATGAAAGGAAAGCAGAATGGGTGTAAACATCGTAAACAATGGCAAGCCATACTTCTTTAGATTCGACATTTCTAAAGAAGGCGGCATGTCTGCTAGAATTACGGATTACCTTAAAACAAGAGTAAATGACAATGGTAAGAAAGTACCCGTTAAATGGTTTGACCAAGGGATGGTGATGAACGTCCACGGGATGTCGCCATTTATTCAGGGTGGTGTAGGACACTACACACCAGATGAAAACAATGAATTATTACCAGGACCTGATGTGGTATATCGTGACTGGCAAGGTACACCAGCTGACGTAACTGATGATGGAATGGTTTACTACACTTTAGAAGACCAGTTTTTCTGCAAACAAGGTCAATTTAAGGGTATCTTTGGTTTACGTGATAGTAATGGCAATGTATTTAGTTCTGTAAACATTATTTTTGAAATCCAAGGCAATGACTTCCGTATTCATCAAACTACTGAATACTACAGCTCTGAATTAGAGAAGATGAAGGCTAAATTTGCAAATGATACTGGGCAAGCGATTAATGACTTACATGAAAGATATAAGAACAAAGCTCAAAAATCAGAAGACACATTAGATAATATTCAAAAAAGTCTTGATACCATAGACGCATCTTTTAAATCAGCTTCAACATCTGCTAAAGCAATTCAGGATAGAATTGATAGTGAAGATATTATAACTACTGCTCGTTTTAATGACGTTACTAAGGGGTTAACCAAAGATATTACTGCTAAACTGTCTGAAATTTCGTCAACTATTCCCTGGCTAAAAAATGTAAAAGCAATTGAAGAGAAGTATCCTAATGGTTATTCTGGAGCTGTTATTGCAACTGATACGATGCACAAGTGGCTATATTATGATGGACGCTGGAATGATGCTGGACTGTATACAGAATCAATTACTAAAGATGGGGATATCGTTGCATATTTAGATGAAGGAAAAGTGCTAAATTGGGATCCTAACAGTTCAGATTGTAAGCTGGATTTATCAGATATGACTACAGGTATTACTATTCGTGGTGCAGTTGATATTTCTTTTACTAAAGAAGAAATCTATAAAACATTTAATTCTTCTCCTGAAACTAAATTAAATGGAGATATTGTCACTGGTAAATCTTTTGCATTGATCTTTTACTTTTCAACAAACAAACTCGGTATTATTAACCCATCAGATGATCTTATTACACAAGATGCAAAGATTTTATTTTTACATCACTATACCAGTACTAATGATGGACTATTAGTAAGTACACAACGCTATTTAGATCAATTGAAAAAACTTCAAATTAATGATGCCAACACTCCTTATGCGTATGTAGCAGAGGGCAAAAACCTAAATTATGATTACTGGGATAATGAGTGCAATTTAAAATTTGATGGTGATTGGGTTGAAGTTTGGTTTAATAAATGGAAATGGGACGTTAAGGTTTCTGATATTTTAGAATCAGCTAAAAATTCTAAGGTTGTTACTGTTACAGATGATAATGTTATTAAAGGCGCGCAATTCATCATGTACTTTGATGGCAATGACAAAAAAATAAAATTCTCTAAAGATAAAGATGGAGTCCCAATTGGTGGTATTGCATTGTTTACACATCAATACAATTCTTATAATGTTGGACCATTAGTCGATTTTTATGTACATAAACAAGCTCAAGAATTTATTCGAAAATATGAAAAAGCTGAGCAAAAAAACAACAAAGTTCCAGCATATTTTAAAGATAACTTAACTCAAGGAATTGATAGAGTTAACCAAAATATGGGTGAAGCAGGTCCGAATTCAATGTCATTCCTGTTCATTACTGATATGCACTGGGGTGGAAATGCAAAGCATTCACCAGCTTTAGTTCATGAAGTAATGAAACATACAGGATTACCACTTATGGTAAACGGTGGAGATTTATTTGACCAAGGTGAAAAATCTGCTATGCGAAATGAAGTGACTACGGCTATTAATACTGTTCAATATCCTGGAACTTTTATGGCAACTGTAAGAGGTAATCATGATGGTAACTGGAACAATTGGGGAGGACAACATGACCATCCTGATTGGAAGTTCTCATATAGTGACATTTATGGTTATGAATTTGCATATATGATGCGCAATAAAAATTTGGTCAATGATTTCCATTACTTAAATATAGGTAATGATTTCACTTATACATTTACAACTAGTGATGGAAGTGGGCAAGTTTGGCGTTTCATTTGTGTAGACACACTTGACCTAGATGGTGGTACAAATATAAACATAGATAGCTTTAAGAAAATTTGTGATTTACTTAAAGAATCCAAGCATGAAAATATTATTTTTGTAGCACACATTTTCAGCAACAATCACGTCCATACTGATTTTGAAAAAGATCTTGAAAAGGTAATTGATGCTCGTAACTCACAAGGTACAACTACAGTGTCATGGGGATCAGTAGATTTTTCACAAACAGACAATACTTCTAAAATTATTGTATGTTTTGGTGGCCATGAACATGAAGATTATGATTGGACTACTCCTAATGGCGTACCATTCATCTTAACTGACAGTGATAACGCACCAAGAACAGAAACAACTAAATATGGTCACGATTATGGAACGATCGGTGAACAATGTTTTGATATTATGACAATTAATCCTTCTGCAAAAAAAATTAAAGCAGTTCGTATTGGAAGAGGTATCGACAGGAGTTGGAATCTACGATGAAAAATAAACTAAAAAAGCTCCTGCACTCTGAACACCCACAGCATGAGATCCTAGCTTTTGCAATGATAGGTATAGGATTAATTCTTATCTGCAATGACTTCTACTTTTTCTGGCCACCTTTTGCGGTCGGTTTCCTGAATGATGACTTAGTTGGAGGTATCTTCTTAGTTGATGGCATTCTACTTTTAAAATGGGCACTTAGTACATCAAGTAAGATCTATGCAAATCGTAATTTGCTGGTTATAACAGCTGGACTACTAGCATTTGAAGCAACCGCTGAGTTCAGTCATGGCTATGTTTCAGGAAGACCACATATGCTTATGGCTGGCTTTCTTGAAATTATCGTTTTACTCTTTGTATTTTCCATCATAGGAAAAACTAAGAAGCACAATTACTAGTAGGAGGTGGTGCTGTGGAATTCATTAAAGCACTACCTTATATAGTAGGTATATTGGCAACCGTAGGAGCTGGCATTAAGTGGTTATACGGAGAACTAAAGGAAGAAAAGAAACACTATGAAGAGCTTTACCAGCAAAAAGAAGCTGAAGTTGAAAGCTTAAAAGATAAAATCAATCAGTTGAAAATCAAGATTATTAAATTGGAGACCGAAAATGAAACTAGACATTAATTTAATTTGGGGCGTTGTTGTATTAATTGTTGCAGGAATGGCAACTGCCTATAGTGTAAATAAACAAAAGTTGGAAAAATTAAAGCTTACTCATCCTAAACTTGCAACTGTCCTTGAAACTGCTGGAGCACTAGCATTAAAAGCGACTGTATACCAAGCTTCTTTAGGCGATAATAAAGAGGGCGCTAAGAAACTGTATGATGCAACCGATGAGGTTTACTACCAAATTCAAAAGTTGTATCCAAACATTCCTATTGATAGAGCAACTGTAAGGAATGTAGTTCAACATGAATATGAAAAGATGTTAACTAATACGAAAGAAGGTTAACCATGACGCAAGCAATTAAAGACCGTAGTTACGGTATTGATGAAGCAAGCTATCAAAGCGAAAACATTGCTAGTTATCCAGGCTCTAAGTTTGCTATTGTTAAGACTACAGAAGGATTAAGTTATCAAAACCCTAAAGCTAGAAATCAAGTAATTACCGCTAAGCAAGCAGGTGTTGTAGTAGGTGGATACCACTATGCACACTTTAGTGGCAACGTAAATCAAGCTATTCAAGAAGGTAATTTCGCAGTCCAAGTTGCAAAGAATACTGGTATTCCACTAGGGTCACTTTTTGCAGCCGACTGGGAAACAGGAAGTGGTAATATCACTAATGGCAATAAGGTAGATAATACGAACGCTATCTTAGCCTTTATGGACGTGGTAGCTAAAGCTGGATATAAGCCTTTCCTATATTCAGGTAAAGAGCTACTTGAAAACAATATTGATACAAAGCGAATTACTGATAAATATGGAGATTGCTTATGGGTAGCCTACTACAAGGTTGAAGGACGGCAAGACACCGCCGACTTTAATTGGTTTCCTACAATGGACCATGTAGCTATATGGCAATTTACGGATAACTGGAAAGGTATGGGAATTGATGGCAATATTGCCGTTAAGAAATTAACTTTCAATGCGGAAGAACCTAAAGCAACAATAGAGCCTATTAAGGCTTCCACACAGCCTAAGACATGGACTGATGTTCAAGGCATGACCTGGCACGAAGAACACGGTACATTTATCACTGGCGGAGTAATTAATTTACGCTGGGGTGCTAATACCCAAAGCACAATTATTACTACATTACCTGCTGGATCGGTAGTTAAGTACAATGCCTGGGCTAGAGATGGTGTAGGTCGTGTATGGTTACAACAACCACGCGAAAACGGTCACGATGGATATTTAGTCGGACGTGTTGGTACAGAAGCATGGGGAACTTTTAAATAGAAAATTTAAAACAATAGAAAAGCCACTCTGGAGATTAAGTTCTCTGGGGTGGCTTTTGTTATATACTATGTTTAGAATAATAAAGTATGTTTACCGCATTTTAGTATGGGATAAAAGGGACAAAAAAGGGACAGACTAATGACGATAAGTGACTTTTATTGGCATTTATTGGCAACTAATTGATGCTCTAAAACATTGATAAAACAACGTCTTTTCATAAATATCAATATCGGAACACATTTATGCTATCTTCAGTCTTGTAAAGTACCACGGTGCTTAAATTTAAGAAGGCCATTAGGCCTTTTTTATTTTGCCCAATTTTAATCTATTTTGTATTAATTTGAGAAAAAGCGCATAATAGTTAATGTTTGTATGAAAGAGGGAGTGTTTTAGTTTTTTATGAAAAAAGACAAATCCGTCAAGATTGGACTAAAAAGTTTAGTTTTGATGATCTTTTCAGCCATTTTTGGCTTTAGCAATTCGTTAACTGCCTATTATCAAATGGGTTATGCAAGTATCGTTTGGTATATTATTACCGCGATTTTGTTCTTTTTACCTTCTGCTTTAATCTTTGCAGAATATGGAGCAGCCTTTAAGGGTGTTAAGGGTGGAATCTTTTCCTGGCTTAAAGGCTCAGTTAGCGAAAAAACAGCATTTATTGGAACATTTATTTGGTTAGCTGCCTGGGTAGTTTGGTTAGTATCTTCGACACAATTCTTTTTGGTTTCAGTTTCAACAGCTATTTCTGGTCATGATACTACTCAAAGTTGGCATTTTTTAAACTTATCTTCTACCCAGTTACTTGGTATTTTAGAAGTAGTATTTTTAGTAATCGTAACATTTTTTGCGGCTAAAGGCGTTGATAAGATCACTGCTGTAAGTAATGTGGGAGGATTCTTCACTTTAGCTATTACAATTGGTTTTACTTTAGTATCAATTTTGGTTTTCTTTTTAAATCATGGGCATTTAGCAGAACCGTTAACTGCCCAGTCTTTGGTTCATTCACCTAATCCTGCCTTTCAATCTCCTATTGCTGTTGTATCATTTATTGTTTATGCATTATTTGCTTATGGCGGTTTAGAGACTTCAGCTGGGGTAATTGATTCTGTTGATAAACCTGAGAAGACTTTCCCTAAGGCTTTGATTACTGCTATGATTTGGATGACAGCTTTATATGTGTTAAATATTTTAATGTGTGGAGTTGCTGCAAATTGGAGTAGTGAGTTAAGTGGTAAAAATGTTGACTTGGCCAATGTTGAATATGTTTTAATTAATAATCTAGGAGTTGAAACTGGTAAGGCATTTGGCCTTTCTCATTCAGCTTCGTTAACATTAGGTGCGGCATTTTCTCGTTTTGCTGGATTAGCCGATGTATTAGCTGGTATTTCTGCAGCATTTTTGATGGTCTATTCGCCAGTTAAGTCATTTATCGAGGGCTGTGACCCCAAACTTTTACCTAAAAATTTGGTTAAATTAAATAAGCATGGTATGCCAGAACGATCTATGTGGCTTCAAGCTGCTATTGTCAGTGTTATTATCTTATTTATTTCCTTTGGTGGTAATGCAGCAGGTCAATTCTATACTATCTTAATGGACATGATGAACGTATCATCATCTGCACCATACTTATTCTTAATTGGAGCATATCCTTTCTTTAAGATGAAGAAAGATATCGATCGTCCATTTGTTTTTATTGAAGGTAAAAAACGTGTTTGGGCAGTAACTATTGTTGTTTGGCTAGTAGTGGCAATTGGTATTGTCTTTACTTGTATTGAGCCGCTATTTACTGGCGATTATGCAACATCCTTCTGGACTGCTATTGGACCTGTAGCCTTTGGAATTATGGCTTGGGTATATTATGCCTATCAAGAAAGAAAAAGCTCTACTATAGTTGAGGAAGAAGAATAAAAGTTAATAAATAGAAAAAGACATCTTTAGTTATAAACTGAAGATGTCTTTTTTCTACAAAATTGGTGAAAGCAATCTTGAGAAGTATTGTTTAAATTTACGCCAGTGTGATTGTTGGTCGAAGTACTGCTTAGTTAATAAAGTGGATTTTTTTAGATCCTTTTCAAAAATTTCTTTTAATTCTTTTGCAAGAACAGGACTGTACGTAAAAGCATTTACTTCAAAATTAAGTTGGTAACTCCGAAAATCTTGGTTAGCCGAGCCAACTGAGGCGATATTAGAACCACTAACAATAGTTTTAGCATGTATAAAGCCATTATCATATTTGTAAACCTTAACTCCGTGATTAACGAGATATTTAGCATAATACTCGGTTGCTCGATAAACAAAGGGATGATCAGGCATAGAAGGAATCATAATTCTAACGTCTACGCCACTTTTGGCAGAAATGATTAATGCTTCTAAGATAGAATCACCTGGAATTAAATAAGGGGTTTGAATATAGACATAATTTTGGGCTTGAGCAATGATTTCTTCATAAGCTCGACGAATACCAAAGTTACTGTTATCAGGTCCTGAAGAAACAATTTGCATTGGAACTAAATTTTTATCTCGAACAACTTTTAGCTTAAAGTTTCCAATTAAATTGTCGACATTATAGATAGGAAGATTTGACTTGCGGCAACTCGTATTCCAATCCATTGCAAAGCGAATTTCCATCAATAGAGCAGCTTGTCCTACAACTCTTAGGTGAGTATCACGCCAATGTCCAAATTTTTTACTTCGATCAACGTATTGATCTCCAATATTGAAACCGCCAATATAACCAATCTGATTATCGATAATAACTAATTTACGATGTAGATGATAATTAGCACGAGGAGTAGTGAAGAGACGATTACCAGCTGTTGAAATAAAAGGTTGGGCACTTCCTCCTAATTTCCTAAGCTTATTAAAAAACGATGGTCTTGTTCCACGAGAGCCCCCAACATCATATAAAACTCTAACTTTAACGCCACGTTCGGCTGCATTTTCTAAAGCTCGTAAAACTTGATTACCAAGTTGGTCATCATAAAAAGTATAAAATTCTACATTAATACTAGTTTTAGCTTGATTAATATTTTCAATAAGATTTTTGAATAGAACTTTTCCTTCAATAAAAGTTTTCACTTCATTATTAAAGGTAAGAAGGGCATCATCGTTGTTTAAATTCATTTCAACGAGTCTGCGCGTTCTAGGATTTCGATCTTTGTTAGGCAATAAATCATGTAATTTTAATAGCTTATTTTGTTGATTTAAAAATTGATCACGAAACTTTTGCTGTTCTGCCTTAATTGAAAAAATATCATCATGAGATAATTGTCGACCAGTAAATAAATATAGGATAAAGCCCACATAGGGTAAAATCGATAAGATTAAAAGCCAAGCCCATGTGGATGCAATATCGCGATGGCTACGAAAGACAGTCCAAATTGCTAAACCGACATTAATTAGCCAAAGTACTTCGATAATCCGTCGAATGATATCCCAGGTTAAAATCATTAAAATTCCTCCAAATTGTGTGATAATTTATTCTACCATATCTTAAAACACACAAAATATAGTATTTGTATTTACCAAAGCACTAAATATATGATAATTTAAAATGGAATATGCGCAATAGAAAGAAGAAAGATAATGGCAACTTTAGAGCAACCATATTTAGACTTATTAAATAAAATTATGACTGAAGGTCATGATAAAGAAGATAGAACTGGAACAGGAACTAGAAGTTTATTTGGAGCACAAATGCGCTTTGATTTGAGTGAAGGTTTTCCAATCTTAACAAACAAAAGAGTTCCGTTTGGTTTGATCAAAAGTGAGTTATTGTGGTTTTTAAGAGGAGACACTAATATTCGTTTTTTACTAGAACACAATAATCATATTTGGGACGAATGGGCATTTAAAAATTGGGTTGAAAGCAGCAAATATCAAGGCCCTGACATGACTGACTTTGGTCTTAGAAGTCAAAAAGATCCTGACTTTAAAAAAGTTTATCAAGAAGAAATGAAGAAATTTGATGAGCGAATCTTAGCTGATCAAGATTTTGCAAAAAAGTTCGGCAATCTTGGGGATGTTTATGGTGCACAATGGCGTCACTGGCAAAAACGTGAGGGCGGCTTTATTGATCAAATTCAAAATGTAATTGATCAGATTAAGAAAACACCATATTCTAGACGCCTAATTGTTAGTGCCTGGAACCCTGAAGATGTACCAACTTCTGCATTGCCACCTTGCCATGTTTTATTTCAGTTTTATGTTAATGATGGCAAATTAAGTGTGCAGCTTTATCAACGGTCTGGAGATATGTTCTTAGGAGTACCATTCAATATTGCTAGTTACTCTTTATTGGTTAATTTGATTGCTAGAGAAACTGGTCTTAAACCTGGTGAATTTATTCATACACTAGGAGATGCTCATATTTATAAGAATCACTTTGATCAAGTGAATGAACTTTTGACGAGAAAGCCGTATGATTCGCCAAGTCTTTGGTTGAATCCTGATAAGAAAAAAATTGAAGACTTTGAAATGTCAGACATTAAATTAATAGATTATAAGCACCATGGGACAATTAAAGCTCCTGTTGCGGTTTAAGGATAAAAAGAAATGATAAGATTTATTTGGGCAGAGGATGAAGCTGGGCATATCGGTTATCAAGGGACATTGCCTTGGCATTTACCAGCAGATTTAAAACACTTTAAAGAATTAACTGCTAGTCATTTTATTGTGATGGGAAGGAAAACTTTTGATAGTTTTCCAGGATTATTGCCAAAGAGACAACATATTATTCTTTCAACTAATCCAATTTTGCAACGTAAATATCAAGATGAAACTCGAGTTAAAGTTTTTTCTCAGCTTCAACAGTTGAAAAATTGGATTGAGGATCATAGAGAAGAAACAATTGACATTATTGGTGGCGCAAGAGTATTTGAAGAATTTAAAGATGATGTAGATATTCTTGAAAAGACGAAAATTTATCATATTTTTAAGGGTGATACAACAATGCCAGATATAAATTATGGTGGTTTTAGTCAAGCTAAAATTGAGCATCATAAGTCCGATGATAAGAATAAATATGACTATGATTTTTTAGAATATAAAAGAGTAGAAAATTAGTA of the Lactobacillus isalae genome contains:
- the cls gene encoding cardiolipin synthase, which translates into the protein MILTWDIIRRIIEVLWLINVGLAIWTVFRSHRDIASTWAWLLILSILPYVGFILYLFTGRQLSHDDIFSIKAEQQKFRDQFLNQQNKLLKLHDLLPNKDRNPRTRRLVEMNLNNDDALLTFNNEVKTFIEGKVLFKNLIENINQAKTSINVEFYTFYDDQLGNQVLRALENAAERGVKVRVLYDVGGSRGTRPSFFNKLRKLGGSAQPFISTAGNRLFTTPRANYHLHRKLVIIDNQIGYIGGFNIGDQYVDRSKKFGHWRDTHLRVVGQAALLMEIRFAMDWNTSCRKSNLPIYNVDNLIGNFKLKVVRDKNLVPMQIVSSGPDNSNFGIRRAYEEIIAQAQNYVYIQTPYLIPGDSILEALIISAKSGVDVRIMIPSMPDHPFVYRATEYYAKYLVNHGVKVYKYDNGFIHAKTIVSGSNIASVGSANQDFRSYQLNFEVNAFTYSPVLAKELKEIFEKDLKKSTLLTKQYFDQQSHWRKFKQYFSRLLSPIL
- a CDS encoding thymidylate synthase, which encodes MATLEQPYLDLLNKIMTEGHDKEDRTGTGTRSLFGAQMRFDLSEGFPILTNKRVPFGLIKSELLWFLRGDTNIRFLLEHNNHIWDEWAFKNWVESSKYQGPDMTDFGLRSQKDPDFKKVYQEEMKKFDERILADQDFAKKFGNLGDVYGAQWRHWQKREGGFIDQIQNVIDQIKKTPYSRRLIVSAWNPEDVPTSALPPCHVLFQFYVNDGKLSVQLYQRSGDMFLGVPFNIASYSLLVNLIARETGLKPGEFIHTLGDAHIYKNHFDQVNELLTRKPYDSPSLWLNPDKKKIEDFEMSDIKLIDYKHHGTIKAPVAV
- a CDS encoding dihydrofolate reductase is translated as MIRFIWAEDEAGHIGYQGTLPWHLPADLKHFKELTASHFIVMGRKTFDSFPGLLPKRQHIILSTNPILQRKYQDETRVKVFSQLQQLKNWIEDHREETIDIIGGARVFEEFKDDVDILEKTKIYHIFKGDTTMPDINYGGFSQAKIEHHKSDDKNKYDYDFLEYKRVEN